The Planctomycetaceae bacterium genome contains the following window.
TTGCAGTGATGAATCAGAAGGGCGGCGTGGGCAAGACCACCACCAGTGTGAATCTTGCGGCCGCGCTGGCTCGCCGCGGGTCGAAGGTCTGTGTGATCGACCTGGATCCTCAGGGGCACGCGTCGTTTCACCTCGGACTGGAACCAACCGGCGATACTCTGACGGTGTACGAAGTGTTTTCGGAACAGGCGACGATCGACGACGCTCGCCAGTTGGTTGCCGAGAACCTGTCCATTGTTCCGTCAACCATCGATCTGGCGGCGGTTGAAGTGGAACTGGCCAACGTGCAGGGACGCGAATTCGTCCTTCGAAACGCAATGCGGCACTGGAAGGAACAGCAGAGATTCGATTACGTGATCATGGACTGCCCGCCGTCGCTGGGAGTATTGACGATCAATGCACTGTCGGCGGTCAGTGAGGTTCTGATACCGCTGCAGCCTCACTTCTTTGCGCTGCAGGGTTTGTCAAAGCTGTTTGAAACGACGGCGCTGGTGACGCGACGACTGAACCGCGAACTTCGTGTCACGGGAGTCGCGCTGTGTCTCTACGAATCGGGAACGCGGCTGGCGGCTGACGTCACCGAAGACCTGAAGATGTTTCTTACATCCAGCGATCCGGAAACTCCGTGGGCGAACGCTCAGATCTTTCGCAGTCGCGTCCGCCGCAACATCAAGCTTGCGGAAGCTCCCAGTTTCGGGCAGTCGATCTTCGACTATGCCCCCAAATGCTCCGGAGCCCAGGATTACGGTGCGTTGGCAGACGAAGTGCTGGCGATGGTCGCAAGCCATCCGAAGCCCGCCGCTGTTCAACGGCAACAGGAAGCGGCATAAGTCCGGCAGCAGCAAGTCCGCCGGCGACGGCATTCGCAAGCTCCGGATTCCGCGTTTCCTCAGGCGATTCTCCCGGCGTGTGGCACAGCCGCCTGTGGACGGTATAGAATACGGCGTTCCCGTATTTCGACGCGATGCCGTCCCGATCTGCCCACCGACCGCCTCAGGAGCAAACTCGTGCCCGCACTTCGAATCCGATTCACTTCGATCTCAATCGTACTTGCCATCGCTGCTCTGACAACCGCATCGCTGGCCGACGACCCGGCGAAATCACCGGCAGCGAAGTCATCCGAAGAATCCCCGAAGGCTGACAAAGACGGCTGGAAGCCTTTGTTCAACGGCAAGGACCTGACCGACTGGAAGTCGACGAACTTCGGTGGCGAAGGCGAAGTCTACGTCGAAAACGGTGACGTTGTGATTACTCCGGGAGTCGACCTGTCGGGAATCACGAGTACGCGCAGGGATATTCCGAAGTCCAACTACGAAATCGAATTTGAGGCTCAGCGGGCCGAAGGCAACGATTTTTTTGCCGGCCTGACGTTTCCCGTCAAGGACGAGTTCTGTTCGCTGATTCTTGGCGGCTGGGGCGGCGGTGTCTGCGGGCTTTCGAGTCTTGATCGCCTTGACGCGTCCGAAAACGACACGACCAGCTACCGTTCGTTTACGCGAGGCCAGTGGTACAAAGTTCGACTGAAGGTCACCGACGATCGCATCGACGCATGGATCGATGACATGCAGATCGTGGATGTTGAGCTGAAGAACTACAGCAGGATCAGCGTCCGATTCGAAGTCGAACGCAGCCAGCCGCTGGGATTCGCAACGTATCAGACAACCGCGCGGATTCGGAATGCCAGGATGCGAGTCCTGCCGAAGGACGAACCGACGCCGCAGCCTTCGGAGAAATAATCCCGCACGTTGTCAGCGACGGCACGCGACAGCGATCCGGAGTTCGCCCCGGTGAATCATCCCGCTACGAAGATCAATCGGATTTCCTTCCATGCCTTTGAATCTCATTCGAAACAGCGCCTTCCTGCTGGTGATGGCTTCCGTATCCTGCAGTTCGGCGTTAGCGGACCGCGTTTCCTCCAACAGTCTGCTGTGCATCAGTCACGATGATTCGCTGATCGCATGCTCCAACCGTGACAGCCGCAGTGTTTCAATCTTCACGAGACGCGATCTGAAACGCACGTTTGAAGTGGAAGTCGGACTGCACCCGGAAGGCACGACGTTTATCGGCGGCACACATCTGGTCGCGTGCTGCGTCTACGGCGACGACCGGATTGTTGTGATTGACGCGGATTCCGGAAAAATCGTGCATCGCATCGACGTGTTTGACGAACCGTACGGCATCGTAACGTCCGGTGACGGCGGGCATCTGTTTGCGACGCTGGAATATCCCGGCCAGGTGATCCGGATCGACACAAAGTCGTGGCAGGTCGACGGCGAATGGAACGTTGGCCGGATGCTGCGAGGAATCGCGGTGGCTTCTGACCAGAAGAGCCTGTTCGTCACCGAATACCTGACGGCACACCTGCTGCAGATTTCCGCCGAAGACGGTTCACTGCTGCGTCGCTGGGACGCCAGTGAGACCGAAAACATCTGCCGGCAGGTGACTTTGCATCCCACGCTGCCGAAAGCCTATCTGCCGCACATTCGATCGAAAGTCACGGCCGCTCACGGCAACGGATCGATCTTTCCGTATGTCACCGCCGTTACTTTGACGCAGGACGAAAATTCGCGACGGATGCGAATTCCCATGGACAGCTTTCGAGGAGCCCGGGTGGTGGCGAATCCCTGGGAAGTCGAATTGTCTCCCGACGGCAGTAGAGCCTACGTCATCTTCGGCGCGACGAATGACATGTTTGTCGCCGGCGTGGTCGATGACGACTACACAGAGATCAAGTACCAGTCAGCCGTATCGCTGGGAAGCAATCCGCGAGCGGTCCGGGCGTCGGCCGACGGAAAGTCGTTCTACGTTTACAACGCTCTGGATTTTGAACTTGTGGAATTCGACGCCACGACGCTGAAACCGGCTCGCACAGTCAGCGTCACTGACCATCCGCTGCCGGAACCGCTGCGAACCGGCAAGGCTCTGTTCTACACCGCGCTGCAGCCGATGTCGGGCCGACAGTGGATTGCGTGTTCGAGTTGCCATATCGACGGTGACGCCGACGGCCGCACATGGCAGCAGCCCGAAGGACTCCGGCAGACTCAGCCGCTGACAGGTCTGGCGTGGACGCATCCACTGCACTGGTCGGCCGATCGTGACGAAGTTCAGGACTTCGAACATACGATCCAGGGCAAGCTCATGCAGGGGCGCGGCTTCGTTCGCGACGCACTGCCGGGCGCGCTGGACGAACCGATCGCCGGTCGCAGCGAACTTCTCGACGCGATCGCCGTCTACACGAACTCTCACGAATTCACGCTCAGTCCGCATTCAAAGCATGGTTTGTCAGACGCCGCCAAACGCGGCCGAGACATCTTTCTGTCCGAAACCACGAAATGCGCGACCTGCCATTCCGGGCCGTTCTACTCGGATTCACGGATTGGCAAACCCAAAGATTTCGTACTGCACGATGTCGGCACGGGTAACGACGATGCGTCCGAACTGATGGGACCGAAATACGAGACTCCGACACTGCTGGGCATCTATCGCTCAGCGCCGTATCTGCACCACGGCAGGGCGGCAACTCTGAAGGATGTCCTGACGACGGAGAACTCTGAAGACAAGCACGGCGTCACCAGTCAGCTTGACGATCAGCAGATTGACGATCTTGTGGAGTTCCTGAAGGCTCTGCCCTACGAAGATCCGGTCCCCGCCGCCAAAGCCGCCGGTCTGCCGAAAGTCACCGGCCTATAAGCAAACACCCTCCGCCATTCCCACGGAGGCGGGAACCCGACGACTGCGTCTGTCGCGACGAATTGGCCACAGATTTCACAGATGGACACAGATTTTCCGCCCCTGTCCACCGCACCGCACGAGCATGTCATCTGTGTGAATCTGCGAAATCTGTGGACATGGATTTCCGTCCGCGCAATCTCCAATCGCCCCGCCATTCCCACGGAGGCGGAACCCGGCGACTGCGTCTGTCGCGATGAATTGGCCACAGATTTCACCGATGGACACAGATTCTGTGTTCGCCCGTGCACAGCGGCCGCAGGAGCATGTCATCTGTGTGAATCTGAATAATCTGTGGACAAAAACTTCCCTCGCTCGCACCGCGCTCCGCTTCGCGCGTCAACTCGGTGGATGGCCTTGCCGGAATCGAGCACAATATCGGCGGTCTCGTTTTCTGGTCCCGTCAAAGGTCGTCGCCGCGTGAGTACCGGTTCTCATTACACTGTTCTGGCTCGTCGTTTTCGTCCGCAGGCATTTGACGATGTTGTCGGTCAGGAGCACGTTTCGAAAGCGCTGCGGAACGCCATTCGGGCGGGCCGGGTGGCTCACGCGTATCTGTTCACCGGCGCTCGTGGCGTGGGAAAGACGTCGACCGCGCGGATTCTTGCCAAGGCACTGAATTGTCCAAACGCGAAGGACGGAGTGCCGTGCAACAACTGCGAAATCTGCGACGGCGTGTCAGCCGGCAACGATGTGGACGTGATGGAGATCGACGGAGCCTCCAACACGGGCGTCGACAACATTCGTTCGCTGCGCGCCAACGTGGGTGTGCGGTCCATGCGGGCGGAGTTCAAGATCTACATCATCGACGAAGTTCACATGCTGTCGACGGCTGCGTTCAATGCGCTGCTGAAGACGCTGGAAGAACCGCCGCCGAACGTGAAGTTTGTGTTCTGCACGACGGAGCCGCAGAAGGTACCGGACACCATCCTGTCGCGGTGCCAGAGATTTGACTTCAGCGCGATCAATGACCAGTCCATCGCCGACCGCCTGAAGGAAATCGCGACGGCCGAAGGCTTCGACGTGGCTGACGAAGCGGTCGAACTGGTGGCTCGCCGCGCGCGAGGTTCGATGCGGGACAGTCAGTCGTTGTTCGACCAGTTGCTTGCGTTCAGCGAAGGCTCCGTGACCGCAGAAGACGTGCATCGAATGCTGGGGACGGCCAGCGATGACCTGTTGATTTCGCTGTTCGCGGCGGTCGTGGAACACCGGCCGGGAGAAGTGCTGACTCTGTTGGAATCCGCGCTTAACGCGGGCGTCCAGGCCGGCGAACTGCTCGATCAGTGCATCGGCTATGTGCGTGATCTGATGGTGCTGCTCAGCGGGGGAGTTCACGTGCCGCTGTGCAGCGTCGCGTCCGCTCGCCGCGACGAACTGCAGACTCACGGCAACGCGATGTCGATGCCGAACGTGCTGGCGGCGTTTCAGATTTTGTCCGAAGCCAAGTCCCGCATGTTTCGCAGCACATTTTCCAGAGTCGTTCTGGAAATGGCGATGGTGCAACTGACGCTGCTGGAGAATCTCTCGGCGCTCAGCAGCCTGCTGTCCGGCGAACTGCCCGGTATTCCCGCAGCGGTCGCCGGCACAGTTGCGGATTCCGGTTCGAATTCCCCGGAAAAAAAAACTCCTGAGTTTGCCGGACAAGCAGCGGAACCTGCCGACGGCACGCGGTCTCCGTCGCCGAAAATCGAATTCTGTCAGCAGAACGTGAATCAGATTCTGACGGAACTGATTGCGGAATCCGGTCTTCAGCTCGGCGGCGCGCTGAAGGAAGCCGCCGCTTCGATTTCGCTGCCGAATCGTCTGGAGCTGTCGATCGGCTCCTCCTATAGTTCCCGCCGAAGAATTCTGGAACAACCGGAAACGCGGACAACGATCGTTTCGCTTGTGGAACGGCTGACCGGAATCGAGCCGGTTGTCAGCATTGTGGTTGTTGACGATCGAACGGACGCGGCATCGCCTTCGTCCGAACCAGCGCCGGTTAAGACAGCGGAACGAATTGCGGAACCGTCAGCCTCAAAGTCGGGAAGACCAGCGGTCGCTCGAACAAAATCGTCGCCGGTGCGACGCAGAGACGACATTGATCCGGAAAAGGATGCTTTCGTGCAGCAGGTGGTTGATGTTTTTGGAGCGACAGTTGTGCAGGTGGTGGATGCTCCGGCACGCTCCGGCACGGCTGCGGAGGCCGATGACTGACTGTTCACGCAGAAGCCGGACGTTCCGGCATTGCTGCCGAAATCCGCATTCCGTCGATGGCGATGTCGAAGCGTCCGGGCCTCATGGGCTTGCCCACGATGATGCGTCATACGAACCTTCGAGCGAGCGACGTCTTTGGAGTGCGGCGGCTGGTCGCCGCGTTCCTTTCCACTCAGTCGCCGATCGCAGGTAAATCGAACAACCGATCGGTAGTCGAAAATCGCTCGACGACCACAGCGATGCTGAACCATCGTACTCCGGACGATCGCCCGGATATGGACTAACTGAAAGGAGAAGCCATTGTGCTGAAGGGACTTGGAAACCTGGCGTCGATCATGAAGAACGCGCAGGAAATGCAGAGCCGAATGAAGGAGGCACGGGAGAAGATCGGTGAGCTTCGTGTCGAAGGGATCGCCGGCGGAGGCATGGTCAGAGTTCAGGCCAGCGGCGAAATGACGATTCTGAACGTCCAGATCGATTCGTCGCTGCTGGAAACTCAGGACGGCGAGATGATTGAGGAACTTGTCGTGGCCGCCACCAATCAGGCGCTGCAGAAGGCGAAGGACGCCGCGGCTCAGGCCATGACGGACGTCGCCGGAGGCATGGATATTCCGGGGCTGGGCGACGCCCTGTCGAAACTCGGACTGGGCGGACCGTAGCCGCGGAACCGGTATCGGCGCATGAGACGATGTCGATCGGCGGCTTGGCTCCGCAGGTTCGGTATCGCCGCAATCGCAAGTCCAGAGATTCGTTGCCGCATGTGTGGTGCGCACAGAAAGTTGAATCAGACTCGAAATTCATGAAATCCGATTTCTCGACAGACCATCCCTACGGTGCCAGCGTCGGCAAACTGATCGACGAATTCGGCCGCCTTCCCGGCATCGGAAAGAAGACGGCGGAGCGGCTTGCCAATCATGTCCTGTCGTGCCCTCGGGAAGAAGCGTATGCGCTGGCGGACGCCATTCGTGCCGTGAAAACTTCCGTCCGGCGGTGTTCGGTCTGTTTCAATCTGACGGAATCTGAGGTCTGCGCGATCTGCTCCGACCCGCGCCGTGATCGTCATGTCATCTGCGTTGTAGAGCAGCCGCGTGACGTTGTCGCTCTGGAATCCAGCGGCGCCTATCAGGGGCTGTATCACGTGCTCGGCGGCAGGATTGCGCCGCTGGAAGGCATCGGTCCGGAGGACCTGACGATTCACCAGCTTGTGAAGCGCATTCGCAAAGATGGAGTCACCGAACTGGTGATGGCCACGAATCCCACGCTGGAGGGCGACGGGACGGCGTTGTTCATCACGAATCTGCTGCAGAATGACAACGTCAAAGTCACGCGACTGGCTCGGGGCATCGCATCCGGCAGTGTTCTGGAGTTCGCAAACCGCGAAATGCTGGCTGACGCTCTGCGGGGACGACAGTCCTTCTGACACTGCGATTTTTCGTGGGATTTTTCTGGACATTTTGGAAATCCAGGTCGGCGATGTTTGTTGGCACTCTGTTTGCTCATGGCGGCCGATTTTAGACTACAATGCAAACGTGCCGCCCCGGATGGCGGGCTGATTTCGACGCATAAGCCTGGCGACCAGCATGCACCTGAATATCTCGCAGCAGATGAAAATGAGTCAGCAGATGAAGCTGGCTCCGCGGATGATCCAGTCAATGGAGATTCTGCAACTGAACATGATGGCACTGAACGAACGTATCGAGCAGGAGCTGGTCGAGAACGTCACTCTGGAAGTCGTCAACAAAGATCGAGACGCGCCCGTCGATGAAGCCGACCGCGTTCTCACCCCCGACGATCCTCGCGAAGCACGAGAACTGAAGAAGGACGTTGAGGAACGGGAGCTGGTCGCCGGCAACGACACCAACAACGAGTCGGACTTCGAACGCCTGCTGGAGATCTCCTCCGAATGGCCCGAAGACAACGTGGGTTTCGGCGGGTCGAAGCCATCGTCAAATCAGATCGGCGACGACGCTGACCGTCAGCACGACGCCATGGCCAACATGACCGCGCGTCCTCAGTCGCTGCACGAGTACCTGCTGGAACAGTTCACATTCTTTTCCATCGACGACACGAAGCGGCAGTTCGGCGAATACCTGATTCAGCATCTGGATCACAACGGACGACTTCAAAGTCTGCTGCCGGAAATCGCGCAGCAGTTCAATCGCGTCTACGATGCGGCGATCACTCACGAACAGGCGGAAGACGTGCTGAGCATGATTCAGCATCTGGACCCGCCGGGCGTCGGAGCCCGCGACCACAAGGAAATGCTGCTGCTGCAGATCGAAGATCACATGCCCTTTCATGAGGTCATGGAAGTTCTGGTCCGCGACCATCTGGAAGACATCGCCTTCAACCGCCTGCCGGTCATTCAAAAGGCGACCGGCTACAGCATCGATATGATCAAGGTCGGCATCGAACAGATTCAGACGCTGAATCCTTATCCCGGTCGCGGTTTCGAACAGCGTCCGGTGCAGCGGGTGACTCCGGATCTGGCGGTGGAAAAGGATTCCGACGGCAAATACATCGTGCGACTGCTGGATGAGTACGTTCCGGAGCTGCGGATCAGTCCCCGGTATGCTCGGATGCTGAAGGAAAACCCGACTCAGGAAACTCGCGACTGGATCAAGAAGAAGGTCGAATCCGCTCGCTGGCTGATTGAATCCATCGAACAGCGGTACAGCACACTGAAGAAGGTCGCTCAGGAAATCGTCGACCACCAGCAGGACTTTCTTGATCTGGGCCCGGAACACATCGCGCCGCTGAAGATGCAACAGATCGCGGACCGCGTGGGTGTTCACGTCACGACTGTTTCCCGGGCGGTGGACGAAAAGTGGATCCAGACACCGCGCGGTTTGTTTCCGCTGAAGCGCTTCTTCGGCGGCGGTACTCAGACGGCGGACGGCGAAGAAGTGGCGTGGGACACGATCCGTATCAAGCTGCAGGAACTGATCGACGGCGAAGATAAGAGCAAACCGCTGAGCGACGATGCTCTGGTGGAAGCGCTGGCCGGTCAGGGTCTGACACTGGCTCGCCGCACGATCACGAAGTACCGCAAGCAAATGGGAATTCCCAGCAGCCGCCAGCGCCGGGAATACTGATCGTCCGGGCGGTCAGGCTTCCGGGAATACGAGCGGCCACGTCAAGTCCGGTCGGCTTACAAATGCTGCCAGCCGGTGACCTGCAGCGGTGAGCGGTCACCCGTTTCCGTGATGACATGCAGTCCGGGCTCCTGAGTCACGTTCCCGATCACGTGACAGCCGACGTCGGCAGGCGCGCTTTCGATCAGGCTCAAATCCGCCGGCGAGACCGCCAGCAGCAGTTCGAAGTCTTCACCATCACTGAATGCACGTCGCAATCGGTCGTCGAACGGCAGGTCAGCACTGACATCCGGATGAATCGGAATCCGGTTCGTCCGCAGGATTGCTCCCGTGCCGCTGGCTTCCATCATTCGCGAAAGATCGATGGACAATCCGTCGCTGACGTCGATCATCGAATGGATGGCAACGTTGTTCACCAGCCATTCGGCCATTGCCAGCCGCGGTTCAAATGTCAAATGACGGTCGGTCGTCAGACTTCCACCCAGCGGTCCCGTGACAATCAGCACGTCTCCCGGCTTCGCGCCGGAACGCAGCACGGGGTTCGCAGCCATGGGAACTCCTGTCAGGCAGACGTTGATCGCAAATGGACCGTCCCAGGAATTCGTGTCGCCGCCAGCCACGCAGAAGCCATACCGATTGGCCAGCGCGGCGATTCCTTCATAAAGACTGTTCAGGAATTCGTCGGGCGAAGTCAGAGACCTGGGCACGGCCAGTGACAGAAACGCCGACGTCGGCCGACACGCCATCGCCGCCAGGTCACTGAGGTTCACCGCGACCGATTTGCGTCCGGCAAGGCCGGGCGACGTGTGCTTCAAATCGAAGTGAACGCCGTCGAGCAGCATGTCGGTGACAATGATCTGCTGAGTGGCATTGGAACAGTCGATCACAGCTCCGTCGTCGCCGATACCAATCTGCACGGGCGGACGTTCGGGAAACCGCTTTGCCAGTTGGCGAATGAATTCACGTTCCGATGTCATGTGTGTCAGTTTAACGACTTCCAGCGTGTGCGGCGTGCCGCACCGCGACCGCTGCTATAGTCCGTTCCGCCGGGAGCACACGGGTGATACGACGCCGCGGCGTGAAACGGTTCCCTTGATTTAGTGAAAACACACGAATGATCGAATCACTGACAGCCGTTCTGCTTCGCTGCGGCGTGGAACTTTCGGACGAGTCCGTCGCACTGCTGGACCAGTACTGCGAGCGGTTATGGGACTGGAACAGGAAGCTGAACCTGACTCGCCACACGGATCCGGAAGCGTTCGTGACGCGCGACCTGCTGGATACTCAGCAGCTTGCCGAACACATCGCGAGCGGAGAAACGGTGCTGGACATCGGGTCGGGAGGCGGTGTTCCCGGCGTTCCGATGGCCATCCTGCGGCCGGATCTGTGCATCACTCTTGCGGAAAGCAGCGGTCGCAAGGCGGCAGCCTTGAAGGCGATCCTTGGCGATCTGAAGCTTGCAATTCCCGTACTTGCCGAACGCGGCGAAGACATCCTGAAAACTCGAACGTTCGACACCGCGACGGCGCGAGCGGTGGCTCCGCTGAAGAAACTGCTGCCGCTTCTGAGGCCCGTGAGAAACTCCTTTGGGAAATTACTGCTGATCAAGGGCCCAAACTGGGTTTCGGAGCGTAAAGAAGCAGAAGCCGGCAAGCACCTGCGCGGCTTTACGATTGATGTCCTGGCGGAATATGCAACTCCCGGTCGCGACGGCAGGAGCGTCATATTGCAGATCGTCGGCGGGAAGTCGTAGCCGCCGCGTTCGTGATATCGGTCGCCGACAGGGACGGCAAACAGCACCGTCGACAGGACCGCTGATCGACAAGCGCAGCGCTGCGGTAGTCCTTCGCGGAACTCAGCCGATGTTGGTTTCCAGAAACCGGGCCAAAGTGTGGAAGTCGCTTCCCGGTGGAATAAAGCGAACAACGGTGACCAGAGTTTCCGGGTCGACAAGGTTTTCGAACGGAACGTAGTGCAGGTCCAGTTGGCCCGACACGGACACCATCACGCCGTTGTGTTCTTCTTCGCACAAAGCCCGGTAGGCTCCGACGCCCAGTTGACTGCCCAGCATCACGTCGAAGGCATGCGGCCGGGCACAGCGGGATTCGTAGCCGAGCTGCAGACCGGTGACCTTTCGATCGACGCCGGTTCGCTTTTTGAATTCCGCCTTCACGCGTTTGGCGAACATTTTTCCGAGATCGACGTGAGCGACGGAAATGTGTCCGTGCTCGTCACGAGGCACGTCCTTCAGAGCGTCATCGGACAGGAATTCCGCCAGCCCTTCGGCCAGGACGATGACGCCGTAATCCTTGCCCTGTTTTTCGCTGCGGTACTTCATGACGCGGACGATCTTGTCGACGACCTTGTCAATATCCATGACCTTCCGTTCGGGAGTCGACTCGTGTGACGCATAGCGCTCGTCGATATCCTCCACGCTCAGAACCAGGCTGGCTTCGCCGGCGATCGCGGCTCCGTAGGCCAGCCAGCCGGCGCTGCGTCCCATGCTTTCGACAACGAAGTAGGCTCGCGACGCTTCCGCATCCGCGTGCAGATTGCGGATTTCCGTGCCCAGAGTTTCCACGGCGGTGAAATACCCGAACGTGAAGTCGATTCCCATGTAGTCGTTGTCGATCGTCTTCGGAACGTGGACCACGGGAATCTGCTTGCTGCCGGCCGGCAGACGATCCTGAAACATCTTCAGCTTGTTGGCTGTCTTCAGCGTGTCGTCTCCGCCGATGGAAACCAGTGCGTCGACACCCAGCGAACAAAGGCCGTCGTAGACTCGCTTCAGCGGAGCCGACTTTTCCGGATCCTGCAGGTCCGCGGGACTGGTGACGTGTTTTCCGGGATTGGCCCGCGCCGTTCCGATCAGAATGCCCTGCTTGCTGCGAGTCCGGCGGAGCATGACTTCGTGCAGATTGATGTAGTCGATGCCTTCGCGCAGCGGATTCTCGGGCGTGTAATCCGTCAGGCTGGAGTAGCCGTACTTGATACCGACGACTTCGATACCGTTGTTAAGACACGAAATCGCGCACGTCGAAATGACTGCGTTGGCGGCCGGAGCCGGACCGCCGGCAAACAACAGAGCAACTTTTTTGATAGCGTGAGTCATAGCTTTGAATACCACAGCGTAAGTGACATCAGGAAGTGGGCTGTCAAATTTCATCAGCCCGAAAAATGAACCGATCACCGAACAACTTCCGGCGGAGCTGTGCCGCTGCACAGCCGGGAAGGCCATTTGGGTCCGTTTAGGCGATCGCAGGACGAGTCATGGCCGGCCCGCTTTAACGGCAGTCATCGGCTTCCGGCGGCAACTACCACGTGCGTTCGACAAACGTGGTATCGACTGTGCCGTCAACGAATGCCGAATGATTAAACATCTTCTTTGCCAGCGGCAGTGTCGTGTGAACGCCTTCCACGACAAATTCAC
Protein-coding sequences here:
- a CDS encoding AAA family ATPase, which produces MRTIAVMNQKGGVGKTTTSVNLAAALARRGSKVCVIDLDPQGHASFHLGLEPTGDTLTVYEVFSEQATIDDARQLVAENLSIVPSTIDLAAVEVELANVQGREFVLRNAMRHWKEQQRFDYVIMDCPPSLGVLTINALSAVSEVLIPLQPHFFALQGLSKLFETTALVTRRLNRELRVTGVALCLYESGTRLAADVTEDLKMFLTSSDPETPWANAQIFRSRVRRNIKLAEAPSFGQSIFDYAPKCSGAQDYGALADEVLAMVASHPKPAAVQRQQEAA
- a CDS encoding DUF1080 domain-containing protein, which translates into the protein MPALRIRFTSISIVLAIAALTTASLADDPAKSPAAKSSEESPKADKDGWKPLFNGKDLTDWKSTNFGGEGEVYVENGDVVITPGVDLSGITSTRRDIPKSNYEIEFEAQRAEGNDFFAGLTFPVKDEFCSLILGGWGGGVCGLSSLDRLDASENDTTSYRSFTRGQWYKVRLKVTDDRIDAWIDDMQIVDVELKNYSRISVRFEVERSQPLGFATYQTTARIRNARMRVLPKDEPTPQPSEK
- a CDS encoding c-type cytochrome; translated protein: MPLNLIRNSAFLLVMASVSCSSALADRVSSNSLLCISHDDSLIACSNRDSRSVSIFTRRDLKRTFEVEVGLHPEGTTFIGGTHLVACCVYGDDRIVVIDADSGKIVHRIDVFDEPYGIVTSGDGGHLFATLEYPGQVIRIDTKSWQVDGEWNVGRMLRGIAVASDQKSLFVTEYLTAHLLQISAEDGSLLRRWDASETENICRQVTLHPTLPKAYLPHIRSKVTAAHGNGSIFPYVTAVTLTQDENSRRMRIPMDSFRGARVVANPWEVELSPDGSRAYVIFGATNDMFVAGVVDDDYTEIKYQSAVSLGSNPRAVRASADGKSFYVYNALDFELVEFDATTLKPARTVSVTDHPLPEPLRTGKALFYTALQPMSGRQWIACSSCHIDGDADGRTWQQPEGLRQTQPLTGLAWTHPLHWSADRDEVQDFEHTIQGKLMQGRGFVRDALPGALDEPIAGRSELLDAIAVYTNSHEFTLSPHSKHGLSDAAKRGRDIFLSETTKCATCHSGPFYSDSRIGKPKDFVLHDVGTGNDDASELMGPKYETPTLLGIYRSAPYLHHGRAATLKDVLTTENSEDKHGVTSQLDDQQIDDLVEFLKALPYEDPVPAAKAAGLPKVTGL
- the dnaX gene encoding DNA polymerase III subunit gamma/tau is translated as MSTGSHYTVLARRFRPQAFDDVVGQEHVSKALRNAIRAGRVAHAYLFTGARGVGKTSTARILAKALNCPNAKDGVPCNNCEICDGVSAGNDVDVMEIDGASNTGVDNIRSLRANVGVRSMRAEFKIYIIDEVHMLSTAAFNALLKTLEEPPPNVKFVFCTTEPQKVPDTILSRCQRFDFSAINDQSIADRLKEIATAEGFDVADEAVELVARRARGSMRDSQSLFDQLLAFSEGSVTAEDVHRMLGTASDDLLISLFAAVVEHRPGEVLTLLESALNAGVQAGELLDQCIGYVRDLMVLLSGGVHVPLCSVASARRDELQTHGNAMSMPNVLAAFQILSEAKSRMFRSTFSRVVLEMAMVQLTLLENLSALSSLLSGELPGIPAAVAGTVADSGSNSPEKKTPEFAGQAAEPADGTRSPSPKIEFCQQNVNQILTELIAESGLQLGGALKEAAASISLPNRLELSIGSSYSSRRRILEQPETRTTIVSLVERLTGIEPVVSIVVVDDRTDAASPSSEPAPVKTAERIAEPSASKSGRPAVARTKSSPVRRRDDIDPEKDAFVQQVVDVFGATVVQVVDAPARSGTAAEADD
- a CDS encoding YbaB/EbfC family nucleoid-associated protein, producing MLKGLGNLASIMKNAQEMQSRMKEAREKIGELRVEGIAGGGMVRVQASGEMTILNVQIDSSLLETQDGEMIEELVVAATNQALQKAKDAAAQAMTDVAGGMDIPGLGDALSKLGLGGP
- the recR gene encoding recombination mediator RecR, whose protein sequence is MKSDFSTDHPYGASVGKLIDEFGRLPGIGKKTAERLANHVLSCPREEAYALADAIRAVKTSVRRCSVCFNLTESEVCAICSDPRRDRHVICVVEQPRDVVALESSGAYQGLYHVLGGRIAPLEGIGPEDLTIHQLVKRIRKDGVTELVMATNPTLEGDGTALFITNLLQNDNVKVTRLARGIASGSVLEFANREMLADALRGRQSF
- the rpoN gene encoding RNA polymerase factor sigma-54, translated to MHLNISQQMKMSQQMKLAPRMIQSMEILQLNMMALNERIEQELVENVTLEVVNKDRDAPVDEADRVLTPDDPREARELKKDVEERELVAGNDTNNESDFERLLEISSEWPEDNVGFGGSKPSSNQIGDDADRQHDAMANMTARPQSLHEYLLEQFTFFSIDDTKRQFGEYLIQHLDHNGRLQSLLPEIAQQFNRVYDAAITHEQAEDVLSMIQHLDPPGVGARDHKEMLLLQIEDHMPFHEVMEVLVRDHLEDIAFNRLPVIQKATGYSIDMIKVGIEQIQTLNPYPGRGFEQRPVQRVTPDLAVEKDSDGKYIVRLLDEYVPELRISPRYARMLKENPTQETRDWIKKKVESARWLIESIEQRYSTLKKVAQEIVDHQQDFLDLGPEHIAPLKMQQIADRVGVHVTTVSRAVDEKWIQTPRGLFPLKRFFGGGTQTADGEEVAWDTIRIKLQELIDGEDKSKPLSDDALVEALAGQGLTLARRTITKYRKQMGIPSSRQRREY
- a CDS encoding thiamine-phosphate kinase; amino-acid sequence: MTSEREFIRQLAKRFPERPPVQIGIGDDGAVIDCSNATQQIIVTDMLLDGVHFDLKHTSPGLAGRKSVAVNLSDLAAMACRPTSAFLSLAVPRSLTSPDEFLNSLYEGIAALANRYGFCVAGGDTNSWDGPFAINVCLTGVPMAANPVLRSGAKPGDVLIVTGPLGGSLTTDRHLTFEPRLAMAEWLVNNVAIHSMIDVSDGLSIDLSRMMEASGTGAILRTNRIPIHPDVSADLPFDDRLRRAFSDGEDFELLLAVSPADLSLIESAPADVGCHVIGNVTQEPGLHVITETGDRSPLQVTGWQHL